The segment atgtatgtatttttggttCATTATTTCACTCAATATTTCAAGTAGTAAGTTAAGGACTCTTTGATTGTCAttgaagaattatttattagggCTGATGTGTAGCTGTTTTGGCCTTCGGAGAATTCGTATCCTACTTTTTAatcagtaattatttattatttacgctTTTAAGTGTATGATGAGATTGGGCAGAATATAGTCCATTTGTTAAGGTACTGAAAGTATTTTGATAcgtgttataaaaaatatacacttaAAATAGCAAAAGGAATTCATTAGTTAACCATTCATTACATAACCTTAGGCCATTTTCGAAATCAAAATTCGGAGCTAGTTTATAGGACATCTGTTGTTTCATTTTGCTTTTTGTCTCAATGCCTGTgagattcatttaaaaaaatatttttcaacgaaaagattaaatttattttagtatttatctAAAGAAATCGACATTAGATATACTTTGTTGTTtggtttaacttttttttgtccGCCAAATGCCCTAAGAGTCTAGAGGTGCAACAATATAAGTTATCACATAATCAACTGTGATAAACTGTAATCTAATGTAATGTTTCTGTGTAAGTTAGTACAATGAACATATGTGAATTATTCTTAGCTTTTGATACTAAAGGAGGCTTGcacgtttttattaaatatcctCCATATAGACACAAATTTTAATACCAGTTCGCTTAATAAGAAGAATTTGCTTAGAAAATGCTATAATTGTGAATATAGTTTTCAAAATTGCTATTAGAAAGCGCAGATCACGTCTCCTTCGAATAGAACACAAGGTTTACGTACGTAAAACGACTGCCTAAAtcttgtatgaaaaattcagtGTTACTTCCAATGTTCAAGGTTACTTGAAGAATGTGTGCAAtagtagataataatattctgATTATGTGTGTATTGTTATGTAAATCTTAACTCAAAATGTGATATTTACGCCTAGTGGGAAGCCTTTTGTGTTAACTTATATTTGTAACTGATGCGTAGGTAATATTTAAgatgttcattttatttattattcaaataaagaaaattttcaaaacgttctttaataacaaaatacttttatttcaagGTCAAAACATCACTTAACAAAACGAAATATTGgtagaaaaatatgaatactattattcaagttaaaataacattaaattgataaaaatattttaaaaagaaactttacaaagaaaaataaagctaGTTGAGTTATCGAAAGTAGTAAAAGTTtgattatacttaattatgtaaaaattataacatttatttcagaaagaATATCTATACAAacttcatttataaaaacattctgCAATTGAATatcttaaaactattttataatgacaATTCCAGCATTAACAAATATATCATGtcattatcccttacggggtagacagagccgacagtctttaAAACCCTGAAAGGCTTAATGGCAATAATAGTGTTATTATGTTATGGTATTCTTCATTCGGgatcatttaatatttaacaaaaagttCTTTCGATGTGAGGTGGCAGATAGGAGTGTCACATGGCACTTACGTTTATCAGCATTTCGATAACCCAACCAAACCTAACTGTACGAAGATAAAAAATTGGAGGAAGTCTggccttaattatttttatacaaaataaattatcaaatacttttactctttgtaGGCTTAACACGCACTCTGATTGATacttattactttaaaaaatatattattggcCACAGCGACATAAATCTATATTATCCAGATTTCTGTCTAGAGCGCTGGtaactttttatataagtttacTATTTTGCtacaaatgaaaatgttatcaagtaaatttcaacaaagtttcacaaaaacaaaccaCTAAAACATGTTAGTTCACTTTTATAGAAAGCAATCCGAGTCCCAGTGAGTGTTAAAACCGAATGTTTATCAAAAGATTATAACTCTGACGTCATCATGTTAATGATTATCTTTGGTAGGTTTGCAGCAATGCAGTACCTATGCAATATCACTTCACTTTATCTAACTAGGCACAAACTTATTTATCCTTCTTGCGCCCCAATAGTTTGTCTAAGAAACTCCTCTTCCTTTTCACTTTCttagttttctttatattgTTCTCTAAAGTTTCACCTTCAGTTGTTATTTTGTCTATCAATGCTGGAATTGTTAAGTCTGGGTGTTTCTCTGGCGGTGGCTGCTTCTTTTGGGACTCCTTACTTGCTTTTTGATTTGGTTGTAACTCGGGAACACGGTCGTTCTTTTCCGCTAGCTCTGTCACTGAGGAATCTCTTTTACTATTCTCGTCGTCTTCGTCTTTACTTATTGATGTAGAACCATTTTGCACAACAACTACTTCCACTTCTGTTGCTGGTTTAGGCGATGCGGCTTTATTATTAGGCATAccgttttctttcttttcgaAAACATCGTCGTCTTTAATGGTTTTGTCATCATTTTGTGTCTTTTGAATCGCGTCGAGAGTATCTCCAATGCTAGAAGTGGATTTAGGAACTGATCCTACGACTCGAGGTCGTGTCGGAGGTAAAGTCCAATCAACCGGCTTGCGCTGGGGTGAATATCTTTTGACTAATTCCTCAAACAATTTTTGATGATCTATTTTAGTTGGAGAGGCATTGTTGTTCGGTAAGCTCTGGTACTTTGTTCTCAATTCAGGGTCCTGATTCTCTTTCCCTTCATCAATTTCTGGTGGGCCAAAATCTAATACAACTCTTCGCACTGGAGGAGGTGTCGAATAAGGCTCAGCAAATgggaatttatataaattaggaCTTTCAATCTTGTACCTTATCGGACTTGAGTTGACGGGCATGGAAGCCCTCGTGCCGGATCTGGTGAACGTCTGCTCGCTGGGATCATGGAGGTTAGACGTGAGGAACTCTCTCCTCAGCTTGGACAGCCTCCGAGTCCTCTCCGTCGAGCTGTATCTGTAGTCCACGTCGTCACTCTGGTTCAGTTCCGATGTGAAGTTGTCCGAGTACTTCCGTGGTCGAAAATCGAAGATTCGTTCGTCAGTTTTAGACTCCCTCATGCTGGAGTGTGCTGGGGTGTTTCGTTTGAAGTTTGTGGTTGTCTTGCCGTGGTTGGAGGTGATGATTGGTTCCACGTCGGGGTAGACCGGCGAGAGCGTGGTGGGCGACGGCAGCGGCAGGAACACCGTGTCGTGCTTGTCGAACACCTCGCGCCGCTGACTGAACTGATCCACGCCGATCATTTCGCGCGACTTCACACTAGTTGTGGGCGATTTCGTGGTCATTTCCGTTCGATAACAAACCGCAACACTTTTGTTATTGATACTATTTTCCTGCAAACTGCGTATTTCTATTTCGGTACACACATTATGACTTCACCGGTAACATCGCACTGTACACGTCTGCAAGTTTAAATTGGACAATAAAGGTGGCCGGTCGTCCGTTTAAGGCGGGCGTTTAGCGTTATATGGTGCGTGATCAATAGTGGACGCGATAAGATAGGAGCGCGCGATAGGTAGCTGCTATAGCCTTCCTTTATCTTGTAGATGTTGAACAGTTGAGCAAATAGAAGCGACTGAATGGCGGCGATGATTCTCGCGGACGAAGTGAAAGCGCGTGCGATCGTCGACTCATTAtataatgaatattaaaacaaacgtCCTAAATACGTTACTGACTTAACTTGCTAATCGACTAACTACcatgttttaataacttttatttatgtttacatatgggtttgttatttcaaataaatgattGTAGCGGCCTAATGAGCACCTTTAATTTTCCTTAATAACAATAAGCGAGTAATTTACTAATGACTTCGTGTACAATGAGTCCATCATAAGGATAATTGAAACAAATAACTTGTTTACAATGTTCGCAAATTATTTGGTCTTGGTTCATTAGCTAAGTTAGCGTATGAAAATAGATTTCCAATTatctaagtaggtacataggtacttatttagttttaaagcaATAACAGAGCAGTAAGTACATACTAAGTATATTAAGAGTTAGACCCGTATATGTGTTACACAAAACATTTTACGTCAATGAATCTATTTCCTCTATTCATCTAACTGACAGTACGCATAACATTGCAAATTGCGATTATTCAATAGATTCTAAACGATACAGTACACAACACTTATTGTTTACGTAATAAAGTTCAAAATGGATGGAAAAATTGCACAAATTAGACACTGAAACGTGGATAGTCCGAGCGGAACTCGCTTGTACCTGAAGCATTGAGTCTTACATGTGCTCATACAAAATGTTCTATGGTTTCTGcatttaaactatttttgcCGTTATTCTTATTGGGATAGAGCTCACATTAGTTTATTGAAGTAGTTGAACAAACGCTGACCGCAATAGACGTAACTAGTAGCTCTAAAAGGTCACATAAGGCTTGCACACCAGTAATATTTCAGGCAAAAGGATGCATTTATTCCATAAGTATATTGAAAAAGAGACGttcaaaaagttaaaaaccCGCACACAATTTAGTCTAATCGAATGTGCCTACATTAGACTCGATATTGTTAGTTCTTTGTCTACATTTAAGTAGGATTAGATGtgtataataattgtaataagtaataatcaTGAACTTGCATTtacactttttataatttcaattcaatttatttttctttacaaaaatattattagtatagcaCATAATTGatacaattaaaattctaataaaGCACCAAGTCCCAGGATAATAAGacacattaattaattctttattttctatatagcTATGTTAGTTATTAATAGTTCATAGACTGGATCACAAACTTTAGAAACTAAGGCAGCATAACCATAAATGATTGATAATACGTTCTATTCCTGTACCATTTCGAATAAGTAAGATGTGGATATGTGTTACAAAAgttgattcttttttactatGGAGTTATGCTGGTTATACAGTCATGTACAAAATATACTCACTTGAAACAGTTAATGTGGTCGTAGTGATAAAAATACGCAATTTGTCTTGGTAGGTGTTTGTGTTTTCTTGAATACTTTTTGACAGTTGTCAGTCCCTGTTAgtatattttacacaaaactaCTCAAAACTTTGATTAAATGTATCCaaatactataataattacaagCGCAACGAAATAATAATGATCATGAATAGAATACCTGAAatctaaaaagaaataaatcatttttaaaaaatagaattgaatttAACTGAAAACTAACTGCATTTTGTTAACTCATCCATAATTGGGTATATTTTCTACTTCGATATGTTAACTTATTAATAGAAAGATCCACCCGAAAATCATTACCTTTCTGATACAATCGGGTAAAATTGCGAAGGCGTCGTGAATCCACAGACGTTATGATCTCATCCATTTGCATACACATTTGGGCAATGGCCGTGACTGTTCCGGAACAAAACTAAGAAAGGTGTATGCAATTAAAGTTATATTCTCTTATCTTGATTAATATAATCTATCTTAGTCACTAATGAAAAATAGAGGTCAAGTTAACAATAAAACACGCAACTTTAAaacctaaaattttataaatagaatatacgagtatttcgcGTTGGGAATCGAAACTAAAACTTGTGTTAAAATACCAATTACGTTAAGTAGgtcatcatttaaaaataggaGTGCCACAAGGACCGATACTAGGTCCCCCATTATTTGTCATTGTCATAAGTCGATGACCTACGAGCGGCCCCTTGAATTAAGAGAATAAGAAACTATTATTCGAATGAATCAGTGTTTAACATTACGAAGACGAAATCAACatcattgttaaatttttcataggTCATTGACATCAAAATTTTGCTAATATCATGTTCCCGTTATCATTCTAGtgcttttcaaaaattttacttcggCAGTAAGTTAGAAATTTTAAACCGAAGCCAAGAACTCTCAACTTAAgtatacttttaataaatgtgaaagttaatttatttgttgtcgTCTAAAGAGTCACACGTTATCTACTAACCCAAATCTTCTAAATTTcgcatatacctatataattagGAGTCTGGATAAGGACAAAGGGTCCTTCCATCCCGTTAAAAACtgtagttcccgtgggatttgcgaaaaacctgtattcgtTTGTCGCTAAATTCACGCAGGCAAATCTGCGCGTGAAATCTACGGCAAATACATACGTAGAGGGATCTCTTAAGGCACATGAAATTTCCAAAACACATCAGAGTCCTATATAAGAAGGCTTAGGTACTATTCTACTTAGTGTAGTGCTAATACCAAATATTTACGACGGTTATTAGATCATAGGTATGATCTAATATGGTTGTAGACACAC is part of the Amyelois transitella isolate CPQ chromosome 20, ilAmyTran1.1, whole genome shotgun sequence genome and harbors:
- the LOC106131668 gene encoding uncharacterized protein LOC106131668, whose translation is MTTKSPTTSVKSREMIGVDQFSQRREVFDKHDTVFLPLPSPTTLSPVYPDVEPIITSNHGKTTTNFKRNTPAHSSMRESKTDERIFDFRPRKYSDNFTSELNQSDDVDYRYSSTERTRRLSKLRREFLTSNLHDPSEQTFTRSGTRASMPVNSSPIRYKIESPNLYKFPFAEPYSTPPPVRRVVLDFGPPEIDEGKENQDPELRTKYQSLPNNNASPTKIDHQKLFEELVKRYSPQRKPVDWTLPPTRPRVVGSVPKSTSSIGDTLDAIQKTQNDDKTIKDDDVFEKKENGMPNNKAASPKPATEVEVVVVQNGSTSISKDEDDENSKRDSSVTELAEKNDRVPELQPNQKASKESQKKQPPPEKHPDLTIPALIDKITTEGETLENNIKKTKKVKRKRSFLDKLLGRKKDK